Proteins encoded within one genomic window of Streptomyces profundus:
- a CDS encoding ABC transporter ATP-binding protein, with protein MSDAIEVNGLRRRYEGPGANGGFEAVRGLDFTVRQGEVFALLGTNGAGKTSTVEVLEGLAPPTGGSVRLLGHDPFRERATVRPRIGIMLQEGGLPSELTARETARMWAGVVTGARPEEEALELVGLGGRGDVRVKQLSGGERRRLDLALALMGRPQVLFLDEPTTGLDPQARRTTWELVRSLREEGNTIVLTTHYLEEAEALADRLAIMTEGRITVAGTPAEVMAAQPSRIRFQLPRGLVPAQLPLTLPAAVEGREVEIRTPQLQEALLELLRWAEDGGHQLERLDARSASLEEVFLDIAARGERTEEPA; from the coding sequence ATGAGCGACGCGATCGAAGTGAACGGACTGCGCCGACGGTACGAGGGGCCGGGTGCGAACGGCGGTTTCGAGGCCGTCCGGGGGTTGGATTTCACCGTGCGGCAGGGCGAGGTGTTCGCGCTGTTGGGCACCAACGGCGCCGGAAAGACCTCGACGGTCGAGGTGTTGGAGGGCCTGGCGCCGCCGACCGGCGGCTCGGTGCGGCTGCTGGGCCACGACCCGTTCCGGGAACGGGCCACGGTGCGGCCCCGGATCGGGATCATGTTGCAGGAGGGCGGCCTGCCAAGCGAGTTGACCGCCAGGGAGACCGCGCGGATGTGGGCCGGCGTGGTGACGGGGGCGCGTCCCGAGGAGGAGGCGCTGGAGCTGGTCGGCCTCGGCGGTCGGGGCGATGTGCGGGTCAAGCAACTCTCCGGCGGTGAACGGCGCCGTCTCGACCTGGCGTTGGCGCTGATGGGCCGGCCGCAGGTGCTGTTCCTCGACGAGCCGACCACCGGCCTCGACCCGCAGGCCAGGCGCACCACCTGGGAGTTGGTGCGTTCGCTGCGCGAGGAGGGCAACACCATCGTGCTGACCACGCACTATCTGGAGGAGGCCGAGGCGCTGGCCGACCGGCTGGCGATCATGACGGAGGGGCGGATCACCGTCGCCGGCACGCCGGCCGAGGTGATGGCGGCGCAGCCGTCCCGGATCAGGTTCCAGCTGCCCCGGGGGCTCGTCCCCGCCCAGCTGCCCCTGACGCTGCCGGCGGCGGTGGAAGGGCGCGAGGTGGAGATCAGGACGCCCCAGCTCCAGGAGGCGCTCCTTGAGCTGCTGCGCTGGGCCGAGGACGGCGGGCACCAGCTGGAGCGGCTCGACGCCAGATCGGCGTCGTTGGAAGAGGTCTTTCTCGATATCGCGGCCAGGGGCGAGCGGACGGAGGAGCCGGCATGA
- a CDS encoding ABC transporter permease, protein MSGTTGATRESSAARLLLWGLPDAAAMRRMRALARAELTLLLRSRSALWVALLMPVLMVGGAYSATEEMNLAEAGLTQGEAVLTGGVGMVLLVVVYLNLVPALVTRREERVLKRLRTGELMDGEILTAAALPTVTVALAQCVVLVVAGSVAFDVAAPGAPLVLVAGVALAVVSLVLLAALTAALTKTVDSAQITTTPVLLISMLACGIFVPLDVLPDTLANICRVLPLTPGFELVRHGWIGGLSDSEALRAWALALVWVAVGVFAVKRRFRWDPRQ, encoded by the coding sequence ATGAGTGGGACGACCGGGGCGACGCGGGAGAGTTCGGCGGCGCGGCTGCTGCTGTGGGGGCTGCCCGACGCGGCGGCGATGCGGCGGATGCGGGCGCTGGCGCGGGCCGAGTTGACGCTGCTGCTGCGCAGCCGTTCGGCGCTGTGGGTGGCGCTGCTGATGCCGGTGCTCATGGTGGGCGGCGCCTATTCGGCGACCGAGGAGATGAACCTCGCCGAGGCCGGGCTCACCCAGGGCGAGGCGGTGCTGACCGGTGGCGTGGGGATGGTGCTGCTGGTCGTGGTCTATCTGAACCTGGTGCCCGCGCTGGTGACCCGGCGGGAGGAGCGGGTGCTGAAGCGGCTGCGCACCGGCGAGTTGATGGACGGGGAGATCCTGACGGCCGCCGCGCTGCCCACCGTGACGGTGGCGCTGGCGCAGTGCGTGGTGCTGGTGGTGGCCGGCAGCGTGGCGTTCGACGTGGCCGCGCCCGGCGCGCCGCTGGTCCTGGTGGCCGGGGTGGCGCTCGCCGTGGTGTCGCTGGTGCTGCTGGCCGCGCTGACGGCGGCGCTGACCAAGACGGTGGACAGCGCGCAGATCACCACCACGCCGGTGTTGCTGATCTCGATGCTGGCCTGTGGGATCTTCGTGCCGCTCGACGTGCTGCCCGACACGCTGGCCAACATCTGCCGGGTGCTGCCGCTGACCCCCGGGTTCGAGCTGGTGCGGCACGGTTGGATCGGCGGGCTCTCGGACTCCGAGGCGCTGCGCGCCTGGGCGCTCGCGCTGGTCTGGGTGGCGGTC